Proteins from one Fimbriimonadaceae bacterium genomic window:
- a CDS encoding universal stress protein, whose translation MKTTAPREQSRVAPDSASNSSVSPKNLLIAVDDSNATIRALHYVGTLLRETPAVTITLFHVLNPMPRELMEHGGSENPDMEHQLGEQLRKDQQEWMHMEETLEYPILERALERFRDTGFPTDRVTLKLGYAGDVVDTILDEVRSGGYGTLVVTRHGPPGAARLFSSSIADRLSRDLSGTALWVIE comes from the coding sequence ATGAAAACCACCGCACCGCGCGAGCAATCGCGCGTCGCACCAGACTCGGCCTCGAACAGCTCAGTCTCCCCGAAGAACCTGCTCATCGCCGTCGACGACTCGAATGCCACCATCCGTGCCCTCCACTACGTCGGAACACTCCTTCGCGAGACACCAGCTGTGACCATCACCTTGTTTCATGTGCTGAACCCCATGCCGCGCGAATTGATGGAACATGGCGGCTCGGAGAATCCCGACATGGAGCATCAACTCGGCGAACAACTCCGCAAAGACCAGCAAGAATGGATGCACATGGAGGAGACTCTGGAATATCCCATCCTCGAACGGGCGCTTGAGCGATTCAGGGACACGGGGTTTCCGACCGACCGAGTGACGCTGAAATTGGGATACGCGGGCGATGTCGTCGACACGATTCTGGATGAAGTCCGCTCCGGCGGCTATGGCACCCTCGTCGTCACCAGGCACGGCCCACCGGGCGCGGCACGCCTCTTCAGCAGCAGCATTGCCGATCGTCTGTCACGAGACCTCTCCGGCACCGCACTATGGGTGATCGAGTAG
- a CDS encoding nuclear transport factor 2 family protein, protein MTVETIPAAVQQYFVAIGKKDADSWVGCFDEKGISYEPGAPTPLQGHAALGQFIRGVLDLFQTIELTADHVFITGNRTAVKFTGRGRGNNGRDVVVEGIDVFEINENGNIQTMWGYWNPAAMMKQLQG, encoded by the coding sequence ATGACAGTTGAGACAATTCCAGCAGCCGTGCAGCAGTACTTTGTCGCCATCGGGAAGAAGGATGCAGATTCCTGGGTCGGCTGTTTTGACGAGAAGGGAATCAGCTACGAACCGGGAGCACCGACACCGTTACAAGGCCATGCGGCGCTGGGTCAATTCATCCGCGGCGTGCTCGACCTGTTCCAAACCATCGAACTGACAGCGGATCATGTCTTCATCACGGGCAACAGGACGGCGGTGAAATTCACCGGCCGCGGACGAGGCAACAACGGACGCGATGTTGTCGTGGAAGGCATCGACGTATTCGAGATCAACGAGAACGGAAACATTCAAACCATGTGGGGCTACTGGAACCCCGCCGCCATGATGAAGCAGCTGCAGGGGTGA